CGTTTGATAGCGAACATCTTAGTCATCGACGATGATGCGCAAATGAGAAGCATGCTCTCTTCAATTCTGCAGGAAGAAGGCTACGCGGTTGCAGCCGTGGAAAACGGCAAAAAAGCCCTAAAAACCTGCGAAAAAACACCCTTCGACCTTGCCCTCATCGACGTAGACTTGCCAGACATAAAAGGCGTTGAACT
Above is a window of Candidatus Bathyarchaeota archaeon DNA encoding:
- a CDS encoding response regulator, whose translation is MIANILVIDDDAQMRSMLSSILQEEGYAVAAVENGKKALKTCEKTPFDLALIDVDLPDIKGVEL